The following proteins are encoded in a genomic region of Thunnus maccoyii chromosome 8, fThuMac1.1, whole genome shotgun sequence:
- the igfbp7 gene encoding insulin-like growth factor-binding protein 7 yields MKSFAVFLSLVPVLWLLSVRVSASPGCGPCDPAQCASLPAEGCPAGSLLDSCGCCSVCAAAEGELCGGRRAAAHRCGAGLECVKTDADKKNKMGICVCKSNYEVCGTDGETYRNGCALKSANLKAERDGKEPINVQNKGRCATAPLIVTPPGEVFNVSGSQVFLSCEAVGVPTPVLTWKKVLNGGKQKMELLPGDRDNLAIQTRGGPEKHEVTGWVLISPLTKDEEGSYECHATNSKGQASAVGAIHVVESIDDIIVKKVTKDDEL; encoded by the exons ATGAAGTCTTttgctgtctttctgtctctggtTCCGGTGCTCTGGCTCCTCTCGGTCCGGGTCTCGGCGAGTCCAGGCTGTGGACCGTGTGACCCGGCTCAGTGCGCGTCCCTCCCGGCGGAGGGCTGCCCCGCCGGGTCCCTGCTGGACTCCTGCGGCTGCTGCTCCGTGTGCGCCGCCGCGGAGGGAGAGCTGTGCGGCGGTCGCCGCGCGGCAGCGCACCGCTGCGGCGCCGGGCTGGAGTGCGTCAAAACCGACGCGGACAAGAAGAACAAGATGGGAATCTGCGTCTGTAAGAGCAACTATGAAGTGTGCGGCACCGACGGAGAGACGTACAGGAACGGCTGCGCACTGAAGAGCGCCAACCTGAAGGCCGAGAGGGACGGCAAAGAGCCAATCAACGTCCAGAACAAGGGACGCTGCGCTACAG ctccGCTGATCGTCACTCCTCCAGGTGAGGTGTTCAATGTGAGCGGCTCTCAGGTGTTTCTGAGCTGTGAGGCGGTGGGCGTGCCGACACCCGTCCTCACCTGGAAGAAG GTTCTTAATGGGGGGAAGCAGAAGATGGAACTTCTTCCTGGAGACAGAGACAACCTGGCGATTCAGACCAGAGGAGGACCCGAGAAACATGAAGTAACCGGCTGGGTGCTG ATCTCGCCGCTCACCAAAGACGAGGAAGGTTCCTATGAGTGTCACGCCACCAACTCCAAAGGCCAGGCGTCAGCTGTCGGAGCCATTCACGTGGTCGAGTCCATTGATGACATCATCGTCAAGAAAG TGACGAAGGACGACgagctgtga